The following are encoded in a window of Streptomyces sp. Go-475 genomic DNA:
- a CDS encoding rod shape-determining protein, giving the protein MTASLEQLRRCHFAVDLGAARTRVYVKGAGLVVDQPSAAAVNTRTGALIAVGELAEKMTGRTPDYIRVRRPVSGGTVVDIEMAQRMLRHLLGDKMRRALRRKPILRAAACTPHDADPLAQRAAIETLVGLGARRVELVDTLIAAAVGCGLPVEQPEATMIMVCGAAATQVAVLSLGAIVTAERIPVGGEAVDQAIVQHLRHEHELMLPSQSVRPLQLALSGNGLTAQGPASTEIHGRDVATGLARSVQVDTAAVRDAIQTPLTAILDGIGKVLRSCPPDLVADLADRGIMMVGGSALLPGLDQMLRQATNMPVHIAERPDVCAVQGLGAMLEGRIEPLALDPLGS; this is encoded by the coding sequence ATGACCGCCAGTCTGGAGCAGTTGCGCCGCTGCCACTTCGCCGTCGACCTGGGGGCGGCCCGCACCCGCGTCTACGTCAAGGGCGCCGGCCTCGTCGTCGACCAGCCGTCCGCCGCGGCCGTGAACACCCGCACCGGCGCGCTGATCGCGGTCGGCGAGCTCGCGGAGAAGATGACGGGCCGCACCCCGGACTACATCCGGGTGCGGCGGCCGGTCTCCGGCGGCACCGTCGTGGACATCGAGATGGCGCAGCGCATGCTGCGCCACCTGCTCGGCGACAAGATGCGCCGCGCTCTGCGCCGCAAGCCGATCCTGCGCGCGGCGGCCTGCACCCCGCACGACGCCGACCCGCTCGCCCAGCGCGCCGCGATCGAGACGCTGGTCGGGCTCGGGGCCCGCCGGGTGGAACTCGTCGACACGCTGATCGCCGCGGCCGTCGGGTGCGGGCTGCCCGTGGAGCAGCCCGAAGCCACGATGATCATGGTGTGCGGGGCGGCGGCCACGCAGGTGGCCGTGCTGTCCCTGGGCGCGATCGTCACCGCCGAGCGCATCCCGGTGGGCGGTGAGGCCGTCGACCAGGCGATCGTGCAGCACCTGCGCCACGAGCACGAGCTGATGCTGCCCAGCCAGTCGGTGCGGCCGCTGCAGCTCGCCCTGTCCGGCAACGGCCTGACCGCGCAGGGCCCGGCCTCGACGGAGATCCACGGGCGGGACGTCGCCACCGGCCTGGCCCGCTCCGTCCAGGTCGACACCGCGGCCGTGCGGGACGCCATCCAGACGCCGCTCACCGCCATCCTGGACGGCATCGGCAAGGTGCTGCGGTCCTGCCCGCCGGACCTGGTCGCCGACCTCGCCGACCGGGGGATCATGATGGTCGGCGGCAGCGCCCTGCTGCCGGGCCTGGACCAGATGCTGCGGCAGGCGACCAACATGCCGGTGCACATCGCGGAGCGCCCGGACGTGTGTGCCGTGCAGGG